TATCTGTGCAATACTATTCTTACAGATGACACGTCCCAGGTCATTATTTATTTCTTCGTTATAAGCAAGTGATTTACGATAGTTTTCAAGTGCTTTTTCCAATTCTCCCTTTAATTCATTGCAGTGGCCTATATTTTGGTAATTTATGGCTAGCCCGAGTTTGTTGTTGAGTTCATATTCAAGTTTGAGTGCTTTGGTAAATTGTTCAATGGCCAGATCATACTGCTCTAAAGTTTGGTAAAGGTTTCCTATACAGTTTAATGAAACATTGATACTTCTTTTGATATGATAATTGGGGTTCTCGACCGACTCGGCCAACTTTAAAGCTTCTTGGTTATAATCCAATGCAGTTTTAATGGCATCCATCCTACGGTACACCACGCCCAGCCAATTTAGACTTAGCACCTGAAAGTCTATACTGTTCGCTTTTTTTGCCAACTGCAACCCCTCTTTATGATAGGTTACTGCCCTATCGAATTGAGAGAGGTTTCTGAAGGCGCGTCCAATATGGTTCAGCGCATAGGATTGGCCCTCGAGATAATTGGCTTCTTTGGCCAGCTCGTTGAAGTAGCCCATCAATAGGGTATCTCTCTTTTCGCTCTTTAACGCATCGTCAATGGTGGAATAATTTTTTGGGGAGGCCGCAATGAGCTTTTCAACCTTTTGTTTAAAAGTATCAGGAACGGCTTGTGCAGAAACCGTATTGAATCCCAGAAAAAAGAAAACTGACAAAACACGGTTGAATGTTTTTGTGGGAACGTGGCTTAATATGATAGACTTGAAGTGAGGCACTTAAGAGTAGGGTTATAGAAGATCTAAAAAGTCAGACTTTTTCTGTCTCGAAACAGGAATTTTGTGGTTCGATTCCAACACCACGTATCCATCGGTTTTTAAAAACTCTTTTATTTTGTTCAGGTTGACGACATACGAGTTGTGGATTCTGAAAAAACAGTTGCTGGGCAAAAGCTCGTTCACCTCTTTCAATTTTTTCGTCAAGAGAATTTTTTGGCCGTCGCTCAAAAATATGGTGCTGTAGTTGCCGTCTGATTCTGCGTAGAGAATATCGTCGCTACTAAAAAACATCAGTTTCCCATCCGTATTGATGGTTATTTTTTTATGTGATGCTTCCGCATTGTGCTCAAGAAGAATTTTTTCGAGTTTTTCGGCTGTGAGGTTTTTGGAATTATATTTTTTGATCTTGGCAATGGTCTCGCTAAGGTCGTCAGAATCAATGGGCTTCAACAGATAATCGATGGCCTCATTTTTAAGGGCCTTTAGGGCATATTGGTTATAGGCCGTGGTGATGACCACCGGAAAATTCTTGTTCTTTAGGTTTTTGATGAACTGAAAACCATCCATGGTGGGCATTTCTATGTCCAAGAACAAACAGTCAGGGGTGTTCTTTTCAAGATACTTCAAAGCTTCGTGGGCATCGGTGAACGAGGCCACGATGTTGACCTCGTCACTTAGATTGGTCAGCTCCCAGCTAAGGCTTTGAAGAGCCTTGATTTCATCGTCTACTATGACGGCATTTAACATACTTTCTTATTATTGATTAAAAGTAGGTTTATTGCATGTAGGCTGTTGATCAATTTGTGTTTATGGTCAATTATTGTCTATGGTTGGTAAAATATAGTATAAAACCCGTTATTGAAAGAATTTTATCTGTAAGATAAGCTATACCATAGATGCCTGCAAATGAATGGGGTGGAAAAAAGTGTTAAAGCTTTATCGGGCCATCCACACATGAAATACAACCATCCACACATTAGGCAATTGGTGGGGCCTTGTCACACTTTAATTTAGACAAACCAAATATCGATTGCCAAATCACCAAACCAAGTAAAATGAAAAAATGTGCCATACTGTTTTTGATCCTGGTCGTTCTCTTAGTAGTGGCCTCGTTGATTGAGAACAGGCCGAAAACAACCCAACCGCCATCAATGACAGTAGCTCTTATGGAATAAAAAACAGTAATTGCCAACCACGTACGGCCAACCAAACATACTAGCGTATGTGCGATTTTTAAGATAATCATTGCCGTTGCGTATTGCAATCTATGTGATTTGGGTTTCGGGGGAACTACCTAAAAAGCAAGATTGTAAAGCATCGGCAGGCCGTACGTTATGGTATAATTTTACTACAGGCAACCTTGCCGAAAGCTTCCAATTTTCTTAACTTAAGTCACAGCTTCCAATTTGTGGCAAATGTTTAATAAAAACTTATTGGCGATACTCTTTAAGGCCCTTTTCATTGTATTGGGCTTCTTCAACTTAGAGGTGGTTTTCCCCCAATCACAAATAAGCTTCGGACAATTATCAATAAAAGAGGGTCTTTCGCAAAATTGCGGTATATCAGTTGCCCAAGACAGTACGGGTTACTTATGGATTGCCACCCAAGATGGGTTGAACAAGTACGACGGTACTAATTTTGTTGTGTACCCCTTTATTTTTGACGATATAACAA
This portion of the Flagellimonas lutaonensis genome encodes:
- a CDS encoding LytR/AlgR family response regulator transcription factor codes for the protein MLNAVIVDDEIKALQSLSWELTNLSDEVNIVASFTDAHEALKYLEKNTPDCLFLDIEMPTMDGFQFIKNLKNKNFPVVITTAYNQYALKALKNEAIDYLLKPIDSDDLSETIAKIKKYNSKNLTAEKLEKILLEHNAEASHKKITINTDGKLMFFSSDDILYAESDGNYSTIFLSDGQKILLTKKLKEVNELLPSNCFFRIHNSYVVNLNKIKEFLKTDGYVVLESNHKIPVSRQKKSDFLDLL